From the Saccharomycodes ludwigii strain NBRC 1722 chromosome I, whole genome shotgun sequence genome, one window contains:
- the TIM12 gene encoding Tim12p (similar to Saccharomyces cerevisiae YBR091C | TIM12 | Translocase of the Inner Membrane) yields MSVFLGTLDQHLTVDETKMKFANIQYEAMKTSFNTMLYSCLEKCISHDEYGEDDLTKGEMCCIDRCIAKIHYANRYVGAYTQRMGFSPDSNLKHYENFKTTPKAD; encoded by the coding sequence ATGTCAGTCTTTCTAGGTACTTTAGATCAGCATTTAACAGTTGATGAAACTAAGATGAAGTTTGCAAACATCCAATATGAGGCAATGAAAACTTCATTCAATACAATGTTATATAGTTGTTTAGAAAAATGTATATCACATGATGAATATGGTGAAGATGATCTAACTAAAGGTGAAATGTGTTGTATTGATAGGTGTATAGCAAAAATACATTATGCTAATAGATATGTGGGTGCATATACTCAGCGTATGGGCTTTAGTCCGgattcaaatttaaaacattatgaaaattttaaaacgACACCTAAAGCCGATTAG